TCCAATTATCTGCCGTCTTGAGATATCGAGCTGTTTATTCCGGAGTTCCAGTTCCTGAGTTCTTTCCTTGACCAGTTCTTCAAGATGCTTTTTATATCTTCTGTTTTCTTTAAGGAGAGTAGATTTTTCCAGGACTTTATTAATAGAATATTCAAGTAGACCAAGATCCTGAATAGGTTTTATCAGATAGTCCCATGCTCCCAGTCTGAGAGCCTGTACCGCATCATTCAGACGGTTGGCACCGGATATCACTATAATAGGTATTTCATCATCCATCTCCCTCACAGCAGCAAGAACTTCAAGTCCATCTGCACCCGGCATTCTTAAATCTGTGAGAACAACATCAGGTCTTTCCTTTTTAGCAATCTCTATTCCCTGCAGGCCATCACCTGCTGTGATTACCTCAAAATCAATATCTTCGAGATAATACTGAAGTACCTGGCGGAGAATCGGCTCATCATCAATCACTAATATTTTTGAATTCATATTGTACTTCTGCTCCAGATTCTGATATTAATGAATTTTGCATCATCCCTGTACTGGAATCAAGAGTATTCGTATAAGAATAAGAGCTATTGTATATGCAGAAACCGATGTGTCAGCAGAGATATAGATAAAAACCCATAAAAAAACTGATACCTCCGGCCAGTACAAATAGATGCCAGATTACATGACTCATGGGTATTTTCTTTGAAATATAGAAGATAATTCCAAATGTATAACATCCGCCGCCGATAAAAATCCATTTCATGAAATCCATTGGAAGTACAGCCATCATGGGTTTGACCGCAAAAATCAATAGCCAGCCCATGGGAAGATACATTAAATCTGATATCAGGTGTTTCTCTCTGAATATAAGTGTCTTTGAGAGGATTCCCAGTAGGGCTATTCCCCAGATTACTCCGAAAATTATCCAGCCCCAGACTCCCTGCAGACCCAGCAGTACTGCGGGTGTGTAGGTTCCGGCAATCAGCAGATAGATAGCCGCCTGATCAATGATACGGAATACCCTATTAATCCGGGGCATATCTGAGAATTGATGAGTCAATGCAGATGATAAATAGAGGAGTATCTGAAAAGACCCGTATATTGAATATGATACATAGGCCAGGGTTGAGCCGCCGTTTACCGCTGTCTGTTGTAAAAGGATTACGAGACCGGCAATACTGAGACCGGCTCCAATGCTGTGGGTGAAAGAGTTTAATTTCTCTTCAACACTATGTTTTTCCAAATCGTACATTCCTGTTGTCATGGTTCAAAGATAACAGCAAAGGTGAAAGTCATATATGGTGTGAAAGGACTATTTAATCTTAAACAGTACTTTTTAACTAATTTAGAACAAGCTGTACTGCTCCCACAGGGCAGGTTTATCCACGGATGATTATTGAATCGGTGACGGCATATTCCTGTGATATCATTTTTTTATTTTACATCAGTCCCGGGCTGCTGTCATCTGATACCTGAATAAGTAATGTTCCGCTAATGCTCCGGGGCTTGTTTATTCTTTTTCGCTGTTTTATGAAGTAGGGATGACTGAACAAAGCACTCATAAACATAGAAATACAAAAGGTCTGTTTCGTACCCTGTTCCATCTGAAGGGTAATCCCAGGGCCTGTGTGTATACAGAACCCTTATGGGGTATTCCTTATAGTCTCTATGCTCCCTTTGTTACAGTTTATATGTATGCCATGGGTGTCTTTGATGCACAGATTGGTCTTCTCCTCAGCATCGGAATGATCTTTCAGGTCATTGCAGCCATTGTTGGCGGCATTGTTACGGATAAACTGGGACGCCGGCTCACTACAATTATTTTTGATACAATATCCTGGTCTATTCCGGCACTTCTCTGGGCTTTCGCTCAGAATTTCTGGTGGTTCTTTGCTGCGGTGATTTTCAACAGTGCCTGGCAGATTACAAATAATTCCTGGAATTGTCTCCTGGTTGAAGACTGTGATGAGTCTCTTCTGGTCAATGTATATACCTGGGTTCATATTGCTGGATTGATTGCGGTATTTTTTGCTCCCATTTCCGCCTTTTTTGTGGAACACTATACCATGGTGAAAACTGTAAGAGTCCTCTATCTGATTACATTTGTATCAATGACTCTGAAGTTTATTATTCTGTACAGATGGACAAGTGAAACTGAAATGGGGATACAGCGGAAAAGGGAGACAGCTTCCATACCGATGAAAAGAATGCTTCTGGATTACAGACATGTGCTAACTCAGATAATGAAAACTCCTCATACCCTGTACCTTATCGCTTTTCTTGTATTCTTTAATATCGGAAGCCTTGTAACAACTAATTTTTTCGGTCTTTACATCACAAAAAATCTGGATATTCCTGAGCATTTTCTTGCTGTGTTTCCCATGATCCGGGCCGCAATTATTCTGGTATTTATGTTATTTCTGCAGGATCGTTTTAATCGCTACTCATTTAAAATAATGATGGCTCTGGGGCTATTTCTCTATTTTCTTGCAAACCTGCTTCTTATTGCAGCTCCCGAAGAAAATCTTATTTATCTATTTATATATGCTGCAGTAGAAGCAATTGCCTTTACTCTGGTTAATCCCAGAAGAGATTCCATGCTGGTCTGGTTTGTGGATAAAGAAGAGAGGGCAAGGGTAAATGGAGTCATTTATGTTCTTATGATAGGATTTTCGATCCCCTTTGGATGGATTAGCGGTCTATTATCCTCCTGGAACAGAGTACTGCCTTTTATCTTGAATATGGCTGTATATCTGTTCTGTGTGATAATGATACTCAGGTCGGGTTTTTTAAATGATCAAAGGGACGAAGTTCAATAAGAGATGACATATAAGTTTCAAGCTGTTAATATAAGATTAGTGTAATTTTCATATTTTTTACTATACTTACTAATAAAGCATGAATAACAAAAAACTTAATATCAAATCTATATTTTTTATTCTCATAATACTCTTTTCATTGGTATTAACATTGTCAATCAGCTCTGATGATTATGTTGATGATCAGATAATACGTTTTGGTCTGGTGCCGGATTATAATCCCTTTACATTTGTTGATAACAAAGGGAATCCCTCAGGATTTTATATTGAGTTGTTCTCTGAAATTATCAGAGAGTTCGGTTATGAACCTGAATTTATAGTTGCTCCCTTTCAGGATCTGTATCCCCGTATCCTTAATGATGAAATAGATATTTTTTCTACCATACTCCGGATTGAATCCCGTGAGGATTTATTTTACTGGCCTCGGGAAGCCACAGTTACGGGATGGGGACAGTTTTTTATTGAAAGCAGTGCTGAGCTCAATGACATACACGAACTTCAGCATCAGAACGTAGGCATTGTCAGGGATGAAGCTCAGGGACAGGTCTTTCAGGAATATATGAAAGATCTCGGCATCATCGTGGAAACAACAGCATATGAAAATTTTGAAGATATGATTGATGCTGTTATCGATGGCAGTGTTATCGGAGGAGTTGCTCAAAATACTGTTCTTTGGGGTAACGAAAGAATCAAGGCAACGGGTATTGTGTTCTCCCCTTTAAACGGCTATACAACCTGTTCTATTACTAATTACAGAATGATTCCACTCATTGATCAGTTCAGTGAACGTCTTGGAGAACTCAAGAATGATTCAGACTCTTATTACTGGTCAATGTATAAAAAATGGTATTCTTCAGAAGGATATATTCTTACTGTTTTACCTTCCTGGTTCAGAATTGCAGCACTTTCGGTTCTTTCTCTTGTAATTCTTCTTCTCACTTTTTCCTGGTATCTGCAGAAGAGGGTGAATAGGGCAACAAAGGAATTAAAGAATCTGAATGAGTCTTTAGAGGATAAAGTTGCTCAAAGGACTAAAGATCTGCAGAAAGCAGCAGTGAAGCTTGCAGATTCAGAAAAGGCCTCCATTACCATGCGTCTTGTGAGCGGGATCGCTCATGAGATAAATACGCCTATTGGAATTGTTGTTACCGCAACCTCTCATCTGGAAGAAGAGGTTAAGAGATTAAGAACAGCCTACAAGGAAGATAAACTTTCCATGGAGCAGTTTGAGGCTTTTCTGGATGAATCATCAGAGGTCCTTTCAATGACTGCGAATAATCTGCAGCGCTCTGTCGAACTGATTACAAATTTCCGTAATGTTAACTCTGATCAGTCCCTTAAAGAGAAAAGAGAAATAGAACTGAACTCTTATATAAAAAGTATTGTTAAATCAATTCAGCCTCAGTTTAAAAAGACAAAACACAAAATCCATCTCAACCTGAAACATTGCAGTGTTGTCACCTATCCGGATATTCTGATTCATATTCTTCTTAACCTGATGATCAACTCCCTGACTCACGGCTTCAGAGATAAAGATGAAGGACATATTTATATTTCAGCCATGGAAGAGAACGGTCATATTAAAATTATCCATACGGATACAGGATCTGGTATTTCAGATGAGGCTGCAGAGCATATTTTCGAGCCTTTTTATACAAGCAACAGGGAAGAGGGGAATACGGGACTTGGTCTAAGTATTGTCTATAATTTTATTCATGACATTCTGAAAGGAAGTATTACAATGAAAAGTCAGCCCGGGATATATACAAAATTCTGTATTGAATTTGATGTCTAAGGCTTTACTGATTCCCCTTTAACCCGGAAGTATTACAGATCCTTCGGCTTTAGAAAGAATGAATCAATAACTGTAAAATCATCATCTTTTTCAAAACTGATAACCGCTGCGGAACATGTGGACATTGAAGTCTCAATATCCCTGATAGTTGTGGCTGCAATTGACATACCTGGATTGTGACCGAATATAAATACACAGTCATATTTTCCAAGTGCTCCATAGGCAGTCTGAAGTATGTCATTTACTGACGCCAGATATAAGGAGGATTTTTCCTCTATATCGGTAATTTCAAATTGATCAGCCATCAGCTGTGCCGTTGTCAGGGCTCTCAGAGCCGGGCTGGTAAATATTTTATCAGGGATGATACCCCGTGCTTTAAGTTCCCTGGCTATTATGGGGGCATCTTTTATTCCTCTTTTATTGAGAGGTCTGTCAAAATCGTCTTTTCCTGCATGCCAGTCGGATTTGCCGTGTCTAATCAGTACAAGTTTCATTTTCTATCCTTACACACCGTGATTACAACAGCAATATTAAGCTAAAATTGCTGTTGATGAAAATGTCTAATTCCATCAGTCCTCTTATATTGACTCTATATGTGGAACAATATATTATGTCGGGACGCTCTCTAAGAGTGTAAAATATATATCAGGAGATATAAAGTAATGGCAAGAAATTCCAAGGCAAAAGGGAAAATTGTCCGCCGCTTAGGTGTCAACATTTACGGTAACAGTAAATATGATAAATTACTTAAGAAGAAACCGCACGGACCGGGAATCGAAAAAGGTAAACGAATCCGTAAGAAAGAAAGCGATTTCGGTAGACAGTTAGTAGAGAAACAGAAGATCAGATTTGCATATGGACTGAGTGAAAAACAGTTCTTCAATTTGTTTGTAAAAGCTAAAAAGCTTAGCGGACTGACAGGTGACAACATGATGATCCTCCTCGAAAAAAGACTGGACAATGTTGTTTACAGACTGGGTCTTGGTTCTACAAGAACACAGGCCAGACAGTTGGTCAGCCACGGACACATTCATGTGAACGGTCGTCGTTGTAATATTCCATCAAGAACTCTCAAAGAGAGTGATGAAGTAACTATCAAAGATAGCGAAAAGAGTAAGAAACTTGTTCGGGAAAGTCTGGCTAGATCCAGTCAGCCCGTTCCTGTATGGCTTACTCTTTCTGAAGACAGCCTTAATGGCCGGATTGAAAGAAGTCCCTACCGGACTGATATTGTTTCCGTTGCCAACGAGCAGATGGTTGTTGAGTTCTACTCAAGATAATCTATCATCATATTGAAAAAACCCGGTTTTATACCGGGTTTTTTTTGTTATAATGACCCGCCATTTCCATCAAATCTCTCTATTTCCTTATTTTAATACTACATAAAGAGTTACTCAATATTTCATGCCTTTAATTCTTACGATTTCTTTCCAAATCCTCCCATCTTTAATGCTAATTGCTTACACAACTGCCTACACGGCAATAGAAAGAAGTCCATATTCAGAAACAAATTAACATTCAAGCACCTTCACAAAGGCTGCAGTCTTTTTCCCAATAAAGGCAGGTTTTTCCCTATAATCGCCCTTGTTTCGGCTCTTTTGGACCACTGGTCATATGTTTTCTATATAAAACTGAACTTATCCACTTACCAAGCGGGACATTTCATACTACACATACAGCCATATGTAGTCTATAATGTCATGCATGACCAATGAAACCAGAAATCGGATTATACAAGTCTTTACGGAACACTCCGGTTACGCTAGGACCCAGGATATTCGTTCCAGTGGAATCCACCATAAATACCTCCAGCAGCTTGTCGAAGAAGGTTCAATCATCAGACTCAAACACGGTCTTTACAGCCTGGTGGAAGTTGATAATTATGCCGTTCTTCAGGAAGCACTGCTTACGGTACCGGATGGAATCATCTGCATGGGAACAGCGCTCTCATTCTATGAGCTGACAACATGGAATCCCCCGGAAACTCACATAGCAATCCAACGGGGAAGGAAGGTTGTGCTTCCAGATTATCCTCCTATTAAACTGTATCATGTATCGGAAAACACTCTGACCCTTGGACGCACTGAGATCAAAGTGGATTCCGGACAAATGATCCCTATATATGACAGAGAGAGAGTCGTCTGTGATGCTGTACGATTCAGAAACAAGATAGGTATGGATATTATGAAGGAAGTTCTTAAAGAATATATGACAAGCAAACAAAAGGATCTCAACACCCTATACAGCTATGCACGAAAGCTTCGAATCGCAACAGTGCTCAACCAATACCTGGATGTGCTCCTATGAAGAATCCAGCAGCATCTATCCAGGCTCGGTTACTTAATCTGTCCCGAAAAGAGAAGAAAGACTTTTATGATGTTTACGACATCCTGATAAACAAGAAGATAGATTCTGATATTTTGAAGGAAGCGATCAGACAAACCTTCGAAAGGAGACATACAGTTCTTCCCCAGGAGCCAGCAGTATTCCAGGAAAGCTTCGGTACAGATACTCGGAATCTACAATTATGGAAGGCTTTCCTGAACCGGATCAAAGCAGAGCAGATTGATTTCTCTGTAGTTATTGAAAAGTTGCGAGAATACTTATTTCCCATATATCAGGAATTGAAGGAGTGAGAACAGAGGGGGGGGAGTCATTACTTACCCTTATTTCTTCGTATCCAGTCGACAATATCATCCCTGTCAAAGTGAATAAGATTTCCTAACTTGATTTTGGGAATCACTCCTTAGGTGTTAAGGGTATAAATATTGCTTTCTGAAACCTGAATATATTTATCTACGAATCCGGCTTCACATCGGCTCATCCCTCCCAAATACAAAAAAAAATATCCGATACGGACCGCCCCTGTTACGCCAAACCTTCCTCGCCAACTGCTGCACAAAACCGGAATGATTACACCAGCCACATCCCTCCATTCCCGCTCTTACAAAATGAGTACAACAGTGGGTTCCAAGAGCCGGAACTCCGGGGTCTCCCCCTATGGGGCTGCTCCGCAGTCGTCCTCCAGATCCGCCGCTGCCGG
Above is a window of Oceanispirochaeta sp. M1 DNA encoding:
- a CDS encoding hemolysin III family protein; protein product: MTTGMYDLEKHSVEEKLNSFTHSIGAGLSIAGLVILLQQTAVNGGSTLAYVSYSIYGSFQILLYLSSALTHQFSDMPRINRVFRIIDQAAIYLLIAGTYTPAVLLGLQGVWGWIIFGVIWGIALLGILSKTLIFREKHLISDLMYLPMGWLLIFAVKPMMAVLPMDFMKWIFIGGGCYTFGIIFYISKKIPMSHVIWHLFVLAGGISFFMGFYLYLC
- a CDS encoding MFS transporter yields the protein MTEQSTHKHRNTKGLFRTLFHLKGNPRACVYTEPLWGIPYSLYAPFVTVYMYAMGVFDAQIGLLLSIGMIFQVIAAIVGGIVTDKLGRRLTTIIFDTISWSIPALLWAFAQNFWWFFAAVIFNSAWQITNNSWNCLLVEDCDESLLVNVYTWVHIAGLIAVFFAPISAFFVEHYTMVKTVRVLYLITFVSMTLKFIILYRWTSETEMGIQRKRETASIPMKRMLLDYRHVLTQIMKTPHTLYLIAFLVFFNIGSLVTTNFFGLYITKNLDIPEHFLAVFPMIRAAIILVFMLFLQDRFNRYSFKIMMALGLFLYFLANLLLIAAPEENLIYLFIYAAVEAIAFTLVNPRRDSMLVWFVDKEERARVNGVIYVLMIGFSIPFGWISGLLSSWNRVLPFILNMAVYLFCVIMILRSGFLNDQRDEVQ
- a CDS encoding ATP-binding protein; this encodes MNNKKLNIKSIFFILIILFSLVLTLSISSDDYVDDQIIRFGLVPDYNPFTFVDNKGNPSGFYIELFSEIIREFGYEPEFIVAPFQDLYPRILNDEIDIFSTILRIESREDLFYWPREATVTGWGQFFIESSAELNDIHELQHQNVGIVRDEAQGQVFQEYMKDLGIIVETTAYENFEDMIDAVIDGSVIGGVAQNTVLWGNERIKATGIVFSPLNGYTTCSITNYRMIPLIDQFSERLGELKNDSDSYYWSMYKKWYSSEGYILTVLPSWFRIAALSVLSLVILLLTFSWYLQKRVNRATKELKNLNESLEDKVAQRTKDLQKAAVKLADSEKASITMRLVSGIAHEINTPIGIVVTATSHLEEEVKRLRTAYKEDKLSMEQFEAFLDESSEVLSMTANNLQRSVELITNFRNVNSDQSLKEKREIELNSYIKSIVKSIQPQFKKTKHKIHLNLKHCSVVTYPDILIHILLNLMINSLTHGFRDKDEGHIYISAMEENGHIKIIHTDTGSGISDEAAEHIFEPFYTSNREEGNTGLGLSIVYNFIHDILKGSITMKSQPGIYTKFCIEFDV
- a CDS encoding histidine phosphatase family protein, with translation MKLVLIRHGKSDWHAGKDDFDRPLNKRGIKDAPIIARELKARGIIPDKIFTSPALRALTTAQLMADQFEITDIEEKSSLYLASVNDILQTAYGALGKYDCVFIFGHNPGMSIAATTIRDIETSMSTCSAAVISFEKDDDFTVIDSFFLKPKDL
- the rpsD gene encoding 30S ribosomal protein S4, which translates into the protein MARNSKAKGKIVRRLGVNIYGNSKYDKLLKKKPHGPGIEKGKRIRKKESDFGRQLVEKQKIRFAYGLSEKQFFNLFVKAKKLSGLTGDNMMILLEKRLDNVVYRLGLGSTRTQARQLVSHGHIHVNGRRCNIPSRTLKESDEVTIKDSEKSKKLVRESLARSSQPVPVWLTLSEDSLNGRIERSPYRTDIVSVANEQMVVEFYSR
- a CDS encoding type IV toxin-antitoxin system AbiEi family antitoxin domain-containing protein; its protein translation is MTNETRNRIIQVFTEHSGYARTQDIRSSGIHHKYLQQLVEEGSIIRLKHGLYSLVEVDNYAVLQEALLTVPDGIICMGTALSFYELTTWNPPETHIAIQRGRKVVLPDYPPIKLYHVSENTLTLGRTEIKVDSGQMIPIYDRERVVCDAVRFRNKIGMDIMKEVLKEYMTSKQKDLNTLYSYARKLRIATVLNQYLDVLL
- a CDS encoding nucleotidyl transferase AbiEii/AbiGii toxin family protein is translated as MKNPAASIQARLLNLSRKEKKDFYDVYDILINKKIDSDILKEAIRQTFERRHTVLPQEPAVFQESFGTDTRNLQLWKAFLNRIKAEQIDFSVVIEKLREYLFPIYQELKE